The Fervidicoccus fontis Kam940 DNA window TTCAGTGATACACCACACGCAGATCATGCCCATAGGCTCAGTGTTCCATTAGCGGATTGGTTGGTTTTTTCAAAGTTTCTAGATAAAAATCTTTTTTACAGATATATTTTGCCAAAGTTTACGAAAATCGTAACTTATAGAGGAGTAGAGGAGCTTGCTTGGACAAAAGATTATTTTCCAAACGATGAGCCTATTAAAAAAATAGGGCTAAATCCTTTTGAATATGTTGTTTTCAGACCACCAGAACGATATGCCTCGTACTATATATGGGATAGAAATAATTTAACCAAGAAAATTATTCAAGAAATTGCTGAACTTGATAAAAAAGTTGTACTTTTCCCAAGGTATGAAGAAGATTCGTTATTATTTAAAAGCGAAAATGTGATAATTATTGATGTGCCGGTTTTTGGGCTTGATTTAGAATATTTTAGTGCACTTACGATATCTGGAGGAGGGACGATGGCTAGGGAGGCATCCCTCTTGGGTGTGCCATCTTTCACGTTTTTTCCTGGAAAAATACACATAAATACAGCACTTGCAAAAGAAGGCTTCCCAATATATAGGTTCTTTGAATTGGAAGAAACACTTAAGTTTATTGAAATGATTTTAAAAGAGCCAGAAAAATATAGAGTTGATACTAAGAAATTAATTAAAGACATGGAAGATCCGTCGGTAGTTGTAAAAAAACTCTTTAAAAATAACATATAAGAAGAAAAGTGATGAGATTTGATTTTTTACGCGTTCCCAGTTTGGCACCAAAAGCCTTTAAGAAAAGAGGAATTTGAAGCTATTTATTCTAGCGGTTTTTCTTACGCTGAAATTA harbors:
- a CDS encoding DUF354 domain-containing protein; the protein is MKIWLDALTPKQLLLFSYTAKKVEEELNVEILLTSRNTEEIERLNRIIPFRAKLIGSYGKNFEEKLILDSKRIIDLYEVVRRFEPDILVAYPNPTASRVAFGLKKKILIFSDTPHADHAHRLSVPLADWLVFSKFLDKNLFYRYILPKFTKIVTYRGVEELAWTKDYFPNDEPIKKIGLNPFEYVVFRPPERYASYYIWDRNNLTKKIIQEIAELDKKVVLFPRYEEDSLLFKSENVIIIDVPVFGLDLEYFSALTISGGGTMAREASLLGVPSFTFFPGKIHINTALAKEGFPIYRFFELEETLKFIEMILKEPEKYRVDTKKLIKDMEDPSVVVKKLFKNNI